In Ferroplasma sp., a single window of DNA contains:
- a CDS encoding Ni,Fe-hydrogenase III large subunit yields the protein MRYYKFGEKSGRYVGRTEKYDVYSSTLTGISMDEDDHEERTQGEIYFNYGPSAGGLRESVNFSILTPGESIRDVIINSEFKRRNISIIGDNISDSLLKVERINGFHSASHSIAYTLAVEDALNMDNSDLNNARIVEIELERIRSNIDVIKGLCESAGFVVPEKQLLLLREEVARIISRAFGHRYYFSVNGINSIDGDFSRIVLNSVEKQFRSIYDGLLSSKIFLDRLQENGVVSDPVSTGPAARAANYRYDARLDSRSLDYGKYNTVMESAGDTFSRFLVRAGEIFESINIIESYDIKKTYRRNKMELNGYGEGTARIESPAGDLFYYVKIDGGRIMDIQMSSPSYLNMRNFRYALKNGNIFTDFFFVWESFGIWISELEVRFH from the coding sequence ATGAGATATTATAAATTCGGAGAGAAAAGCGGAAGGTACGTGGGGAGAACTGAAAAATATGACGTTTACAGTTCAACTCTAACAGGAATAAGTATGGATGAAGATGATCACGAGGAAAGAACCCAGGGTGAGATATATTTCAATTATGGACCTTCAGCAGGTGGGCTCAGGGAATCTGTAAATTTCAGCATACTTACGCCTGGTGAATCTATAAGGGATGTTATCATAAATTCCGAATTTAAAAGAAGAAATATTAGCATAATAGGGGATAATATTTCTGACTCACTACTGAAGGTAGAAAGAATCAACGGATTTCACTCAGCGTCACACAGCATAGCCTATACACTGGCAGTGGAGGATGCCTTGAACATGGATAACAGTGATTTAAATAATGCAAGAATTGTAGAAATTGAACTGGAAAGGATACGGTCCAATATTGATGTAATAAAAGGGTTGTGTGAATCTGCTGGGTTTGTTGTTCCGGAAAAACAGCTATTGCTTCTTAGGGAGGAGGTTGCCAGAATAATTTCCCGTGCTTTCGGGCACAGATATTATTTTTCCGTAAATGGCATAAATTCTATTGATGGTGACTTTTCCAGAATAGTACTCAATTCTGTTGAGAAACAGTTTAGGTCCATTTATGATGGACTGCTTTCATCTAAAATATTCCTGGACAGGCTACAGGAAAACGGAGTTGTGTCTGATCCTGTGTCTACTGGGCCGGCTGCACGTGCAGCAAATTACAGGTATGATGCAAGGCTGGATTCCAGATCCCTTGATTATGGAAAGTATAATACTGTAATGGAAAGTGCTGGCGATACGTTTTCCAGATTCCTTGTCCGGGCAGGTGAAATATTTGAGTCCATAAATATAATAGAGTCATATGATATTAAAAAAACTTACAGAAGAAATAAAATGGAATTAAATGGGTATGGAGAGGGCACTGCCAGAATAGAATCGCCTGCCGGGGACCTCTTTTATTACGTGAAAATAGATGGGGGCAGGATAATGGATATACAGATGTCATCGCCATCTTATCTTAATATGAGAAATTTTAGATATGCCCTGAAAAATGGAAATATTTTCACCGATTTCTTTTTTGTATGGGAAAGCTTTGGCATCTGGATATCTGAACTGGAGGTGAGGTTTCATTGA
- a CDS encoding proton-conducting transporter membrane subunit, whose product MIYEILILIIPLIAMGFYKNIKITSIIAAIMEMFLLIPLYFNLSDSGFFFIDRITYIFILMVSSIYFMSLIYSRKYVHNVRHRGISENVYYMLMGFFYVAMEFALMVNNYGFMWVGIETTTISSALLLITEKSDISLEATWRYIIIVSAGVTFAFISVILIYYAFGTLTVTAILSKGITDSLAVRLAVGIALVGFGTKVGVFPVHTWLPDAHSEAPAPVSAMFSGVLLPVALYVLYRIYEIFPMRELFIWAGTISVLFAAIFLGYQKNYKRMFAYSTMENMNIALIGLSTFTVAGLIGSLLLLLSHSFGKAGAFYSSGNVFEMSGTKSIEGVGGLIRNRASAASMLLSSFAVTGTPPFGTFFGEFLILYSVLSIHFYAQFSIIVLSLFLAFVSINFNISKMIFRGKSEYSQAGINTAIPLIAAIISIFIGIVFLVVYHEIL is encoded by the coding sequence ATGATTTACGAGATACTTATCTTGATTATACCATTAATTGCCATGGGATTTTATAAGAATATTAAGATTACCAGCATAATAGCAGCTATTATGGAAATGTTCCTGCTTATTCCACTGTACTTCAATTTATCTGATTCGGGGTTCTTTTTCATTGACCGCATTACTTATATATTCATTCTGATGGTAAGTTCCATTTATTTTATGTCCCTGATCTATTCCAGAAAATATGTCCATAATGTAAGACACAGGGGGATTTCAGAAAATGTTTATTACATGCTCATGGGATTCTTCTATGTTGCCATGGAATTTGCCCTGATGGTAAATAATTATGGCTTCATGTGGGTTGGAATAGAAACGACAACCATCTCATCAGCCCTGCTCTTAATTACTGAAAAATCGGATATCTCCCTTGAGGCTACATGGAGGTATATAATTATAGTTTCTGCAGGGGTTACATTTGCCTTTATATCTGTTATATTGATATATTATGCCTTCGGAACGCTTACAGTTACAGCAATTCTATCAAAGGGGATTACAGATAGCCTCGCAGTAAGGCTGGCCGTGGGAATTGCTCTGGTTGGGTTCGGCACCAAGGTGGGTGTTTTCCCTGTGCATACATGGCTTCCTGATGCCCATAGCGAGGCCCCTGCACCTGTGAGTGCAATGTTTTCAGGGGTATTGCTGCCAGTTGCATTGTACGTACTCTACAGGATTTATGAGATATTTCCCATGAGGGAGCTATTCATCTGGGCAGGTACCATTTCAGTGCTCTTTGCTGCTATATTCCTTGGTTACCAGAAAAACTACAAGAGAATGTTTGCCTATTCAACAATGGAAAATATGAATATAGCACTCATAGGTTTGAGTACATTCACAGTTGCAGGACTGATCGGTTCCCTTCTGCTTCTACTATCACACAGTTTCGGGAAGGCTGGAGCTTTTTACTCTTCTGGAAATGTTTTTGAGATGTCCGGAACAAAATCCATTGAGGGTGTTGGCGGATTAATCAGGAACAGGGCAAGTGCCGCTTCAATGCTCTTATCCTCCTTCGCCGTAACAGGAACACCGCCCTTCGGAACCTTTTTCGGCGAGTTTCTCATACTTTACTCTGTTCTTTCCATACATTTCTATGCACAGTTTAGCATAATAGTACTTTCACTTTTCCTGGCATTTGTTTCAATAAATTTCAACATATCTAAAATGATCTTCAGGGGTAAGTCTGAATACAGCCAGGCTGGAATTAATACCGCCATACCCCTTATAGCAGCAATAATATCTATATTCATAGGAATTGTATTTCTGGTGGTGTATCATGAGATATTATAA
- a CDS encoding respiratory chain complex I subunit 1 family protein → MLELILETVSQYLFVVLFSPLLIGIFEKLKANIESRKGPSIFQPYYDIFKLFKKETLITEGSSKLFLYAPYMAFGIYSLIALIIPVFMTEPIIFTASGDFFAGAILFSLAAFIKIIGTMDSGSNFSAMGASRLMSFNFFSEGTLITVFFAVALITGTNNPYTTNHYLISHPLSNLSLVHIFAIFAFFMIFMYEFGKMPTQSEGNQEMGMIDSGIDYEYSGKALAVNKWSSYIKVYLLGSVLINVFLIPWGMFNTFPLFFLNALTMIAKWLFLIIIVLIVDTSMAKLRLFKVIDYLAVAFTFSILFLILSEVIA, encoded by the coding sequence ATGTTAGAATTAATCCTGGAGACGGTTTCGCAGTATCTGTTCGTTGTTTTATTTTCACCACTTCTTATAGGAATTTTTGAAAAACTAAAGGCAAATATTGAATCCCGGAAAGGCCCCAGCATATTTCAGCCCTATTATGATATATTCAAGCTATTTAAGAAGGAAACATTAATCACAGAGGGTTCATCAAAATTATTTTTATACGCGCCATATATGGCATTTGGCATATACTCACTCATTGCCCTGATTATTCCTGTGTTCATGACAGAACCAATAATTTTCACTGCCTCCGGGGATTTTTTTGCCGGTGCAATACTGTTTTCCCTTGCGGCTTTCATAAAAATAATAGGAACAATGGATTCAGGAAGTAACTTCTCCGCTATGGGGGCATCAAGGCTTATGTCTTTTAACTTCTTCAGTGAGGGTACACTTATAACAGTTTTTTTTGCAGTAGCACTGATAACAGGTACAAATAATCCCTACACAACAAACCATTACCTTATCAGCCACCCACTCTCCAACCTGAGCCTTGTGCACATCTTTGCAATATTTGCATTCTTCATGATCTTCATGTACGAATTCGGAAAGATGCCAACACAGAGTGAGGGGAACCAGGAAATGGGCATGATAGACTCAGGCATAGATTATGAATACAGTGGGAAGGCTCTTGCAGTAAACAAATGGTCATCATACATAAAGGTCTATCTTCTGGGATCTGTATTAATTAATGTATTCCTTATCCCATGGGGGATGTTCAACACATTTCCATTATTCTTCCTTAACGCCCTTACAATGATTGCAAAATGGCTCTTCCTTATAATCATTGTGCTAATAGTGGATACTTCCATGGCCAAATTACGCCTGTTCAAGGTTATAGACTACCTTGCTGTGGCGTTCACATTTTCAATACTGTTTCTCATACTTTCAGAGGTGATTGCATGA
- a CDS encoding cobaltochelatase subunit CobN, whose product MKFAVLIGWNGSVIQSFLKAGEETGNEIEIKYPRLDPVDSEFIDFIKKADAVFIHHFSGENIYSNILEDIESVIKNKKNVIAIDPILSSYSTVSKFVEEKVSNYYFYGGYENIKNMVLFIESLNDGCAYKEPVEMPFSGVYNYGETGYPRKAGILFYRTAWVDNDTGIVRSIIDELNSRKISAIPVFTNGFGDKSRNIVSAEECIREYFYRDGKPAVDAVINLLSFSLIKMEDKATLMELGVPVFQGLIYYYKEKNEWLDSSGLDVVSTIMSAMLPEMDGTIEPVLVGLIKKIYDHGTVYRELVPVQEQVGYMAGRISRWIDLKYKNNRDKKIAIILHSGSSFKDLEANIGTATGLDTLNSVSNIMHQLKSAGYSIEYLPKDGESLIKTIMERKAIPEGKWTPVEDIINRGGSVYSMPVDQYSRFFEGLPEDSKEQIISRWGKLNNERDYMLKDGKIEIPGIISGNIFIGIQPKRITFADNNNSIRTIHDSLTPITHYWLAFYKWIQEIFMADAIIHVGTHGTLEFTPGKGLGLSPSDFPEISIGEIPNLYLYSTNVPGEGIIAKRRSYAVLLDYITPPTAYDEVPEEIKELEDLIDDYEETEKAENKPREGMILEKIQKISDKIGLSIDFRDSHKATHEIEHRLNLFKDSVVTKGLYVYGKDLETADIKDYVITATRFDESLYKENGKEKAEAIIDRYLENGGHLPDLESGIIEKLKYSPENERNNLLSALEGKYIEPGVSGSLTRGRYDVLPSGRNFYAVDPFKIPSHSAWQVGVVLANKLIENEYKKENKFPETIGFVLWSTDAYRSDGELISQILYTLGVEPVWQEGTKKVKDVKPIPLDILKRPRIDVVVESSGIVRDNLFNIIELIDIAVKKVSELDEDGDSNFIIKHHRKYGHLDRIFSSKPGSYGSGVNNAVESSKWENEGDLAEVFTEWMGYSYGKNNFGKESREQLLSISRDIETIIHKREIDEIDINDDSCNYSYAGGFYLMAKKSGSNPSLMFEDTFNPNKPKIRTMKEEIERTAIGKLLNEKWIDAQKNFGYRGATEMLKKIEHLYGWGATTGMVNDNIFNNIAEKFIMDKNMREWFKKENPWALSEITSRMIEAYKREIWHASDEMKEKLEEEYMEIEGENE is encoded by the coding sequence ATGAAGTTTGCCGTACTTATTGGCTGGAATGGTTCTGTTATCCAGTCCTTTCTTAAAGCAGGCGAGGAAACAGGAAATGAAATAGAAATAAAATATCCCCGGCTTGATCCAGTAGATTCTGAATTTATTGATTTTATTAAGAAAGCCGATGCTGTATTTATACATCATTTTTCAGGCGAGAACATATACAGTAATATTCTTGAGGATATTGAATCCGTAATTAAAAATAAGAAGAATGTTATTGCCATAGACCCCATACTCAGCAGTTACTCTACTGTAAGCAAGTTTGTTGAGGAAAAGGTATCCAATTACTATTTCTATGGTGGCTATGAAAATATCAAAAACATGGTACTATTCATTGAAAGCCTGAATGATGGCTGTGCATACAAAGAGCCTGTTGAAATGCCTTTCTCCGGGGTTTATAATTATGGTGAAACTGGTTATCCCAGGAAGGCAGGCATACTATTCTACAGAACCGCATGGGTGGATAATGATACCGGCATTGTAAGGTCTATTATTGATGAATTAAATAGCAGGAAGATATCGGCAATTCCTGTGTTCACAAACGGATTCGGAGATAAATCTAGAAATATCGTGAGTGCAGAGGAATGCATACGGGAGTATTTTTATCGGGATGGAAAACCCGCAGTAGATGCGGTTATTAACCTGCTCTCATTTTCACTGATAAAAATGGAGGACAAGGCCACACTTATGGAACTCGGTGTACCCGTTTTCCAGGGGCTTATTTACTATTATAAGGAGAAAAACGAATGGCTTGATTCTTCTGGCCTGGATGTTGTTTCAACAATAATGAGTGCCATGCTGCCAGAAATGGACGGCACAATAGAGCCCGTCCTCGTAGGGCTTATTAAAAAGATTTATGACCATGGCACCGTATACAGGGAACTTGTGCCTGTTCAGGAGCAGGTAGGTTATATGGCCGGGAGAATCAGCAGATGGATTGACCTTAAATATAAAAATAACAGAGATAAAAAAATTGCAATAATACTTCATTCCGGATCCTCCTTCAAGGATCTTGAGGCCAATATCGGTACTGCAACAGGGCTGGATACACTAAATTCTGTTTCAAATATAATGCATCAGCTGAAATCCGCTGGATATTCCATTGAATATCTCCCGAAGGATGGAGAGTCACTGATAAAAACAATAATGGAGAGGAAGGCAATTCCAGAGGGAAAATGGACACCTGTTGAGGATATAATAAACAGGGGAGGTTCAGTTTACAGCATGCCTGTTGACCAGTACAGTAGATTTTTCGAAGGCCTTCCGGAGGACTCTAAGGAACAGATAATATCCAGATGGGGTAAACTCAATAATGAAAGGGATTACATGCTCAAGGATGGTAAAATAGAAATCCCGGGAATAATATCTGGCAATATATTTATTGGGATACAGCCGAAAAGAATTACCTTTGCAGATAATAACAACAGCATAAGGACCATACACGATTCCCTAACACCAATAACCCACTACTGGCTGGCATTTTATAAATGGATCCAGGAGATATTCATGGCAGATGCCATCATACATGTTGGCACCCACGGGACACTTGAGTTCACACCCGGGAAGGGCCTGGGGCTATCACCTTCCGATTTTCCCGAAATTTCCATAGGAGAAATCCCCAATCTATATCTTTATTCTACAAATGTGCCAGGGGAGGGCATAATTGCCAAGAGAAGAAGCTACGCTGTATTACTTGATTACATAACACCGCCCACGGCCTACGACGAAGTTCCTGAGGAAATAAAGGAGCTTGAGGACCTTATAGATGATTATGAAGAAACTGAGAAAGCTGAAAATAAACCAAGGGAGGGAATGATACTTGAAAAAATACAGAAAATTTCTGATAAAATTGGGCTATCAATAGATTTCAGGGATTCACATAAGGCAACTCATGAAATAGAGCATAGATTGAATCTTTTCAAGGATTCCGTGGTTACAAAGGGACTTTATGTGTATGGGAAGGACCTGGAAACTGCTGATATAAAAGATTATGTTATCACCGCAACCCGTTTTGACGAATCCCTGTATAAAGAGAACGGAAAGGAAAAAGCAGAGGCAATTATAGATAGATACCTGGAAAATGGTGGCCACCTGCCGGATCTTGAGTCCGGGATAATAGAGAAATTAAAATACTCCCCTGAAAATGAGCGGAATAATCTCCTATCAGCACTTGAAGGAAAATACATAGAGCCCGGAGTATCAGGTTCACTCACCAGGGGAAGATATGATGTGCTACCATCAGGAAGAAATTTTTATGCCGTTGATCCGTTTAAAATACCAAGCCATTCTGCCTGGCAGGTAGGCGTCGTGCTTGCAAATAAACTCATAGAAAACGAGTATAAAAAAGAAAATAAATTCCCAGAAACAATAGGTTTTGTCCTATGGTCAACGGACGCATACCGCTCAGATGGGGAACTTATCTCACAGATACTTTACACACTTGGGGTTGAGCCTGTGTGGCAGGAAGGGACTAAAAAGGTCAAGGATGTTAAGCCCATTCCTCTGGATATACTGAAGCGGCCAAGAATCGATGTGGTTGTAGAATCCAGCGGCATAGTCCGTGATAACCTTTTCAATATAATAGAATTAATAGATATAGCAGTTAAGAAAGTATCTGAACTGGATGAGGATGGGGACAGCAATTTCATTATAAAGCATCACAGAAAATACGGGCACCTTGACAGGATATTTTCTTCAAAACCCGGGTCATATGGTTCCGGTGTAAATAACGCTGTTGAATCATCAAAATGGGAAAACGAAGGAGATTTAGCTGAAGTGTTCACCGAATGGATGGGATATTCTTACGGCAAAAACAACTTCGGAAAGGAATCCAGGGAACAGCTTCTTTCTATATCAAGGGATATCGAAACCATTATACATAAGCGGGAAATAGATGAAATTGATATAAACGATGATTCCTGTAATTATTCCTATGCAGGAGGATTTTATCTGATGGCAAAAAAGAGTGGATCAAATCCGTCACTGATGTTTGAAGATACATTTAATCCAAATAAACCAAAAATAAGAACCATGAAGGAGGAAATAGAAAGAACCGCCATCGGAAAGCTGTTAAATGAAAAGTGGATCGATGCCCAGAAAAACTTTGGATATCGTGGAGCAACTGAAATGTTAAAAAAAATAGAGCATCTCTATGGTTGGGGAGCCACAACCGGAATGGTCAATGATAATATTTTCAACAATATAGCTGAAAAATTCATAATGGATAAAAATATGAGGGAATGGTTCAAAAAGGAGAATCCATGGGCTCTTTCAGAGATAACATCACGGATGATAGAGGCATATAAAAGGGAGATCTGGCATGCCAGCGATGAAATGAAGGAGAAACTGGAAG